One Deinococcus aestuarii genomic window, GGCGTGTCGGTGTGCTCGCGCAAGAAGGCGACGCCCCAGGTCGGGTGCTGCGCCGGGTGCCCCTCGTAGTCGAAGTCGTGGAGCAGGCCCGTCACCGCGTACAACTCCTCGTCCTCGCCCCACAACCGGGCGTGCCAGCGCATCGCGGCCTCGACGTTGAGCATGTGCCGCCGCAGCGACTCGGAGGGGGTGTGCTCCAGCATCAGGGCGTAGGCCTCGGCGCGGTTCATGCCCCAGTCTAGAGGGGTTCCGCCCGCAACCTCACCGCGCGGGACGCCCTCGTCTTCACTGGGCGCCGGGGACGGAGAACACGTGCCCGACGGGACGAGGCTTTCCATTCACGCGGACGCGCTTGAGGTGTCGCCGGGAAAAAGAGGGGGAAGGCGTAGATTCCTTTCCCCTCTTTCCTCACGTGAACTCAGCCCCGGTCGTAGATGTACTTGGCCCACTCGTCTTGCCAGTGGGCGAACTGGCCGTGGGCGTAGACGCCGAAGGTGGGGGCACGGGGGCGGGTTCTGAGCGGCATCCCGGCCTCGTCGGGGGTGCGGTTGCCCTTGCGCTGGTTGCAGCCCCGGCAGGCGGTGACGACGTTCTCCCAGCCGTGGCGCCCGCCGCGCGAGCGGGGCATCACGTGGTCGAGGGTGAGGTCCTCGGGCGCCCCGCAGTACTGGCAGGCGAAGGTGTCCCGGCGCAGGACGTTGCGGCGGTTGAAGGGGACCGGGTGCACGCGCGGGCGGCGGACGTAGCGCCTCAGCCGGATCACGCTGGGCACGCGCAGCACCGTGGAGGGCGAGCGCACCACGTCGTCGCTCGCCTCCAGCACCTCGGCGACCCCGTACTGGACGAGCGTGATGGCGCGCTTGGCGCTCGTCACGTGCAGGGG contains:
- a CDS encoding HNH endonuclease yields the protein MRVAADLNAPRVLVLNASYEPLHVTSAKRAITLVQYGVAEVLEASDDVVRSPSTVLRVPSVIRLRRYVRRPRVHPVPFNRRNVLRRDTFACQYCGAPEDLTLDHVMPRSRGGRHGWENVVTACRGCNQRKGNRTPDEAGMPLRTRPRAPTFGVYAHGQFAHWQDEWAKYIYDRG